From one Mustela nigripes isolate SB6536 chromosome 16, MUSNIG.SB6536, whole genome shotgun sequence genomic stretch:
- the TSPOAP1 gene encoding peripheral-type benzodiazepine receptor-associated protein 1 isoform X5: protein MEQLTPLPRLGDPRAMEPWALPAWQSWTPGQGSDPGGRTLSIANIPAALQGGELKPEESSQPEGAQSPGAMGGTEPEGTKTGLPGLRHQAVSSRPSCPRREDEEVEALPKGKLNTGCGDRPDLELLRALGELQQRCAILKEENQMLRKSSFPETEEKVRRLKRKNAELAVIAKRLEERARKLQETNLKVVSAPMPRPGASLELCQKALAHQRARDLSETASALLAKDKQIAALQRECRELQARLTLVGKEGPQWLHVRDFDRLLRESQREVLRLQRQIALRNQQEPPRPIRPSGPAATARAGAPAPGAPGEESELSKKRKKCESLEQEARKKQRRCEELELQLREAQNENARLVEENSRLSGRATEKEQVEWENAELKGQLLGVTQERDSALRKSQGLQSKLESLEQVLKHMREVAQRRQQLEVEHEQARLSLQEKQEEVRRLQQAQAEAKREHEGAVQLLESTLDSMQVRVRELEEQCRTQTERFSLLAQELQAFRLHPGPLDLLTSALGYSTLGDHPPPPCCCSTPQPCRGSGPKDLDLPPGSPGRCTPKSSEPVPTTVTGVPRRTTKKAESLSNSSRSESIHNSPKSCPTPEVDTASEVEELEADSVSLLPAASEGSRGGARIQVFLARYSYNPFEGPNENPEAELPLTAGEYIYVYGDMDEDGFFEGELMDGRRGLVPSNFVERVSDDDLLTSLPPELADLSHSSGPELSFLSGGGGGGSSGGQSSGGRSQPRPEDEAAGDELSLSPQPEGLGGPPAVPYPRSLVVLRQLAHSVVLAWEPPPERLELRGYHICVNGELHQALGPGVPPKAVLENLDLRAGPLHVSVQALTSQGSSDPLRCCLVVGTQARVGPSQLRVHRLTATSAEITWVPGNSNLAHAVYLNGEECPPARPSTYWATFCHLRPGTLYQARVEAQLPPRESRGPGWERPEQRAATLQFTTLPAGPPDAPLDVQIEPGPSPGIVVISWLPVTIDAVGTSNGVRVTGYAIYADGQKIMEVASPTAGSVLVELSQLQLLQVCSKVTVRTMSPHGESADSIPAPVPPALVAACLPVTVSCPSPRPGSEARLPLAPASPGPGDPSSPLRRPDSCGTREPPGGPPARETPKGSHEEEPIVSCSQKEAAAAVLGASEDGRASEPTGGARAPDPAALPLAKEDALRAPCSSQGALAQQVTCAEACLGGDTGSGPRPRAEREDAAELGGRLVNSLVDHGRNSDLSDIQEEEEEEEEEELGSTTCSFQKQVVGHSIRENGAKPQSQPEPFCETDSDEEILEQILELPLQQFCSKKLFSIPEEEEEEDEEDEEEDEEDEERPGTGCSSRNPGPPEPAALGLSCDSSQPRGPGPCPLSPEPCRAGDRLEDVPGLVGGTSRRRGSGSPEKPPNRRRSPDPREHCSRLLSNGPQASGRPGPTRERGSPTVGEGTKGVPDTGGRGRPPPSRRCSRGRAPESSLASCLSPKCLEISIEYDSEDEQEAGSGGISITSSCSLGDGEAWGTAPTGRSRGPLKANSGPNPYPRLSVWEKGEPERRGRSATGRAKEPPSRATETGEPRGQDGSGRRGPLRRGVQAPRACTTELAPLRSPPEEAMVYQDLPVRVFVALFDYDPVSMSPNPDAGEEELPFREGQILKVFGDKDADGFYRGEGDGRMGYVPCNMVAEVAVDSPVERQQLFQSGYLSLDVLSEGSGNGPFVYATARTAGPPPKPRRSKKAEVDSAAQPCAGHIQHVSSASLKSPRTMVAAFDYNPRESSPNMDVEAELPFQAGDIITVFGDMDDDGFYYGELNGQRGLVPSNFLEGPGPEASSSDREPGTPQAESQDWAHSTQGPPVPRGWPWAPGPGSFPMVQLGGAQGTSEKVWGLLSKGKQLLRKLGSGKKE, encoded by the exons ATGGAGCAACTGACACCCCTCCCACGGCTGGGGGACCCCAGAGCCATGGAGCCATGGGCTCTTCCCGCCTGGCAGAGCTGGACTCCGGGCCAGGGGAGCGACCCCGGAGGCAGGACCCTAAGCATTGCCAACATTCCAGCAGCTCTGCAGGGTGGAGAGCTGAAGCCTGAGGAGAGCTCCCAGCCTGAGGGAGCCCAGAGCCCCGGGGCGATGGGGGGCACTGAACCCGAAGGAACCAAAACTGGGCTGCCCGGCCTGAGGCACCAAGCAGTGAGCTCCAGACCCAGCTGCCCGAGGCGGGAGGACGAGGAGGTGGAGGCTCTTCCTAAG GGCAAGTTGAACACTGGCTGCGGGGACAGGCCTGATCTGGAGCTGCTGAGGGCCTTGGGGGAGCTGCAGCAGCGCTGTGCCATCCTTAAGGAGGAAAATCAGATGCTG AGGAAGAGCAGCTTCCCTGAGACAGAGGAGAAGGTGCGGAGGCTGAAGAGGAAGAATGCCGAGCTGGCGGTCATTGCCAAGCGCCTGGAGGAGAGGGCCCGGAAGCTGCAGGAGACTAACCTGAAGGTG GTGAGTGCCCCCATGCCCCGTCCTGGGGCCAGCTTGGAGCTGTGCCAGAAGGCCCTGGCCCATCAGCGAGCCCGGGACCTCAGTGAGACAGCCAGCGCCCTGCTGGCTAAGGACAAGCAGATCGCTGCCTTGCAGCGGGAGTGCAGGGAGCTGCAGGCCAGGCTCACCCTGGTTGGCAAG GAGGGCCCCCAGTGGCTCCACGTGCGGGACTTCGACCGCCTGCTGCGCGAGTCCCAGCGGGAGGTGCTTCGGCTGCAGCGGCAGATCGCCCTGCGCAACCAGCAGGAGCCGCCCCGGCCAATCCGGCCCTCCGGCCCCGCGGCCACAGCCAGAGCAGGGGCTCCCGCCCCGGGGGCCCCGGGAGAG GAGTCAGAGCTCAGCAAGAAGCGAAAGAAATGCGAGAGTCTGGAACAGGAAGCCCGGAAAAAGCAGAGGAGATGTGAGGAGCTG GAACTGCAGCTGAGAGAAGCCCAGAACGAGAATGCCCGCCTTGTGGAGGAGAACTCTCGGCTCAGTGGGAGAGCCACGGAAAAGGAGCAG gTGGAGTGGGAGAATGCAGAGCTGAAGGGCCAGCTCCTGGGGGTGACGCAGGAGAGGGACTCGGCCCTTCGCAAGAGCCAGGGCCTGCAGAGCAAGCTGGAGAGCCTGGAGCAGGTGCTGAAG CACATGCGGGAGGTGGCCCAGCGGAGGCAGCAGCTGGAGGTGGAGCATGAGCAGGCCCGGCTCAGCCTGCAGGAGAAGCAAGAGGAGGTCCGGAGGCTGCAGCag GCCCAGGCAGAAGCCAAGAGGGAACATGAAGGGGCCGTGCAGCTGCTGGAG TCGACCCTGGATTCCATGCAG GTCCGGGTTCGAGAGCTGGAGGAGCAGTGCCGCACCCAAACAGAGCGCTTCAGCCTCCTGGCACAGGAGCTCCAAGCTTTCCGCCTGCACCCCGGCCCCTTGGATCTACTCACCTCTGCCCTGGGCTACAGTACCCTTggggaccaccccccacccccctgctgctGTTCCACTCCCCAGCCCTGCCGTGGGTCTGGCCCCAAAG ACCTTGATCTCCCTCCGGGCTCCCCTGGGCGCTGCACCCCAAAGTCGTCTGAGCCTGTCCCCACCACTGTTACCGGGGTCCCCCGAAGGACGACCAAGAAGGCAGAGTCCCTCTCCAACTCCTCTCGCTCCGAATCCATCCACAACAGCCCCAAGTCATGCCCCACGCCTGAG GTGGACACGGCCAGCGAGGtggaggagctggaggcagacagtgTCTCCCTGCTCCCAGCAGCATCCGAGGGCAGCCGGGGAGGAGCCAGGATCCAGGTCTTCCTAGCACGCTACAG CTACAACCCGTTCGAGGGCCCCAATGAAAACCCAGAGGCAGAGCTTCCTCTTACTGCTGGCGAGTACATCTACGTCTACGGCGACATGGACGAGGATGGCTTTTTTGAAG GGGAGCTCATGGATGGCCGAAGGGGCCTGGTCCCTTCCAATTTTGTAGAGCGTGTGTCCGACGATGACCTCCTGACCTCCCTCCCTCCGGAGCTGGCCGATCTGTCCCACAGCTCAGGCCCTGAACTCAGTTTCCTGAGCGGAGGAGGGGGTGGCGGCAGTAGCGGGGGCCAGAGCAGTGGGGGCCGCAGCCAGCCCCGACCTGAGGACGAGGCTGCAGGGGACGAGCTCAGTCTGAGCCCCCAGCCTGAGGGCCTGGGTGGGCCCCCTGCTGTGCCTTACCCCCGCAGCCTGGTGGTACTCAGGCAGCTTGCCCACAGTGTGGTGCTGGCCTGGGAGCCACCTCCTGAGCGCCTGGAGCTACGGGGCTACCATATCTGCGTGAATGGGGAGCTGCATCAGGCCCTGGGGCCAGGGGTGCCCCCCAAGGCTGTGCTTGAGAACCTGGACCTGCGGGCCGGGCCCCTCCATGTTTCTGTGCAGGCCCTGACCAGCCAGGGCAGCTCTGACCCTCTGCGCTGTTGCTTGGTGGTGGGTACCCAAGCCAGGGTGGGACCTAGCCAGCTGCGGGTCCACCGATTGACGGCCACATCTGCCGAGATCACCTGGGTACCCGGCAACAGCAACTTGGCCCATGCCGTCTACCTCAATGGGGAAGAGTGTCCCCCTGCGCGCCCCAGCACCTACTGGGCCACCTTCTGCCATCTGCGGCCTGGGACCCTCTATCAGGCCCGAGTAGAGGCTCAACTCCCACCTCGAGAGTCCCGGGGACCAGGCTGGGAGAGGCCAGAGCAGCGGGCCGCCACCTTGCAGTTTACCACGCTCCCGGCAG GCCCACCCGATGCCCCCCTGGATGTGCAGATTGAGCCGGGACCCTCCCCTGGCATCGTGGTCATCAGCTGGCTCCCAGTAACCATCGACGCTGTCGGCACCTCCAACGGTGTTCGGGTCACAGGCTATGCCATCTATGCCGATGGACAGAAG ATCATGGAGGTGGCCTCACCCACGGCGGGCAGCGTGTTGGTGGAGCTGTCCCAGCTGCAGCTGCTGCAGGTGTGCAGCAAGGTGACTGTGCGCACCATGTCACCCCACGGCGAGTCCGCCGACTCCATTCCAGCTCCTGTCCCCCCGGCCCTGGTGGCTGCCTGCCTGCCAGTCACCGTCTCCTGCCCCTCACCGCGGCCAGGCTCCGAGGCCAGACTACCCCTTGCTCCAGCCTCCCCCGGGCCTGGAGACCCCAGCTCACCCCTCCGGCGCCCTGACTCGTGTGGAACTCGTGAGCCCCCTGGGGGCCCCCCTGCCAGAGAGACACCAAAAGGATCCCACGAGGAGGAGCCCATAGTATCTTGCTCTCAG AAGGAGGCTGCAGCAGCTGTGTTGGGTGCCTCAGAGGATGGGAGGGCCAGCGAGCCAACGGGGGGTGCGAGAGCTCCTGACCCTGCAGCTTTGCCACTGGCCAAGGAAGACGCTCTCCGGGCACCCTGCTCCAGCCAGGGAGCACTGGCCCAGCAGGTGACCTGTGCTGAGGCCTGCCTTGGAGGAGACACAGGATCTGGGCCGAGGCCTAGGGCTGAG AGGGAGGATGCAGCAGAGCTCGGGGGCCGTCTGGTGAACTCCCTTGTGGACCACGGTCGCAACTCAGATCTCTCAGACATtcaagaagaagaggaggaagaggaggaagaggagctgggTTCTACGACTTGTTCTTTCCAGAAGCAGGTTGTTGGCCACAGCATCAGGGAGAATGGGGCCAAG ccccagtcccagcCTGAGCCCTTCTGTGAGACTGACAGCGACGAGGAGATCTTGGAGCAGATCCTGGAGCTGCCCCTCCAGCAGTTCTGCAGCAAGAAGCTTTTTAGCATCcccgaggaggaggaagaggaggacgaggaagatgaggaggaggacgaggaagACGAGGAAAGGCCAGGGACAGGCTGTTCTTCCCGAAACCCGGGCCCACCTGAGCCGGCAGCACTGGGGCTGAGCTGTGATAGCAGTCAGCCTCGAGGACCCGGCCCGTGTCCCTTGTCACCAGAGCCCTGCAGGGCTGGGGACCGCCTGGAAGATGTGCCTGGACTAGTGGGCGGAACCAGCCGGAGGCGAGGAAGTGGCTCCCCCGAGAAGCCCCCAAACCGCAGGCGGTCCCCAGATCCCCGTGAACACTGCAGCCGACTTCTCAGCAATGGGCCCCAGGCCTCTGGACGACCAGGCCCCACACGGGAGAGGGGCAGCCCCACTGTGGGCGAGGGGACCAAGGGTGTGCCAGATACTGGTGGGAGAGGGCGGCCGCCCCCTTCCCGGAGGTGCTCCCGTGGCCGGGCCCCAGAATCTAGCCTGGCCAGCTGCCTCTCCCCCAAGTGCTTGGAAATCAGCATCGAATATGATTCTGAGGACGAGCAGGAAGCAGGCAGTGGGGGCATCAGCATCACCAGCTCCTGCTCCCTCGGAGATGGGGAGGCCTGGGGCACAGCCCCCACGGGAAGGTCCAGGGGGCCTCTGAAGGCTAATTCGGGCCCCAACCCCTACCCACGCCTTTCGGTCTGGGAGAAGGGGGAGCCAGAGCGGAGAGGCCGCAGTGCGACTGGCAGAGCTAAGGAGCCGCCGTCCCGG GCAACAGAGACTGGGGAGCCCAGAGGGCAGGATGGCTCTGGGCGGAGGGGCCCCCTACGGAGAGGGGTCCAGGCCCCCAGGGCATGCACCACTGAGTTGG CCCCTTTGAGGAGCCCCCCAGAGGAAGCGATGGTTTACCAGGACCTGCCTGTCAGGGTCTTTGTGGCTCTGTTTGACTATGACCCTGTGTCAATGTCACCCAACCCCGATGCTGGGGAAGAGGAGCTCCCCTTCAGGGAGGGCCAGATCCTGAAG GTGTTTGGGGACAAGGATGCCGATGGCTTCTACCGCGGTGAGGGTGACGGCCGCATGGGCTACGTCCCCTGCAACATGGTGGCCGAGGTGGCTGTGGACAGCCCCGTGGAGAGACAGCAGCTGTTCCAGAGTGGTTATTTGTCCCTGGATGTTCTCTCTGAAGGCTCAG GGAATGGTCCCTTTGTCTACGCTACGGCCCGCACAGCTGGGCCTCCCCCCAAGCCTCGCCGCTCCAAGAAAG CTGAGGTGGACAGCGCTGCCCAACCCTGTGCAG gcCACATCCAGCACGTCTCCTCTGCCAGCCTGAAATCTCCCCGAACCATGGTGGCTGCCTTTGACTACAACCCCCGGGAGAGCTCCCCCAACATGGACGTGGAG GCAGAGCTGCCTTTCCAGGCTGGGGACATCATCACTGTGTTCGGGGACATGGACGATGATGGTTTCTACTAT GGGGAACTCAATGGACAGAGGGGCCTGGTTCCATCCAACTTCCTGGAGGGCCCTGGGCCTGAGGCGAGCAGCTCTGACAGGGAGCCTGGGACACCCCAGGCTGAGAGCCAG
- the TSPOAP1 gene encoding peripheral-type benzodiazepine receptor-associated protein 1 isoform X2 — translation MEQLTPLPRLGDPRAMEPWALPAWQSWTPGQGSDPGGRTLSIANIPAALQGGELKPEESSQPEGAQSPGAMGGTEPEGTKTGLPGLRHQAVSSRPSCPRREDEEVEALPKGKLNTGCGDRPDLELLRALGELQQRCAILKEENQMLRKSSFPETEEKVRRLKRKNAELAVIAKRLEERARKLQETNLKVSAPMPRPGASLELCQKALAHQRARDLSETASALLAKDKQIAALQRECRELQARLTLVGKEGPQWLHVRDFDRLLRESQREVLRLQRQIALRNQQEPPRPIRPSGPAATARAGAPAPGAPGEATPQEDVENLPAVLGEPERQQRVQQLESELSKKRKKCESLEQEARKKQRRCEELELQLREAQNENARLVEENSRLSGRATEKEQVEWENAELKGQLLGVTQERDSALRKSQGLQSKLESLEQVLKHMREVAQRRQQLEVEHEQARLSLQEKQEEVRRLQQAQAEAKREHEGAVQLLESTLDSMQVRVRELEEQCRTQTERFSLLAQELQAFRLHPGPLDLLTSALGYSTLGDHPPPPCCCSTPQPCRGSGPKDLDLPPGSPGRCTPKSSEPVPTTVTGVPRRTTKKAESLSNSSRSESIHNSPKSCPTPEVDTASEVEELEADSVSLLPAASEGSRGGARIQVFLARYSYNPFEGPNENPEAELPLTAGEYIYVYGDMDEDGFFEGELMDGRRGLVPSNFVERVSDDDLLTSLPPELADLSHSSGPELSFLSGGGGGGSSGGQSSGGRSQPRPEDEAAGDELSLSPQPEGLGGPPAVPYPRSLVVLRQLAHSVVLAWEPPPERLELRGYHICVNGELHQALGPGVPPKAVLENLDLRAGPLHVSVQALTSQGSSDPLRCCLVVGTQARVGPSQLRVHRLTATSAEITWVPGNSNLAHAVYLNGEECPPARPSTYWATFCHLRPGTLYQARVEAQLPPRESRGPGWERPEQRAATLQFTTLPAGPPDAPLDVQIEPGPSPGIVVISWLPVTIDAVGTSNGVRVTGYAIYADGQKIMEVASPTAGSVLVELSQLQLLQVCSKVTVRTMSPHGESADSIPAPVPPALVAACLPVTVSCPSPRPGSEARLPLAPASPGPGDPSSPLRRPDSCGTREPPGGPPARETPKGSHEEEPIVSCSQKEAAAAVLGASEDGRASEPTGGARAPDPAALPLAKEDALRAPCSSQGALAQQVTCAEACLGGDTGSGPRPRAEREDAAELGGRLVNSLVDHGRNSDLSDIQEEEEEEEEEELGSTTCSFQKQVVGHSIRENGAKPQSQPEPFCETDSDEEILEQILELPLQQFCSKKLFSIPEEEEEEDEEDEEEDEEDEERPGTGCSSRNPGPPEPAALGLSCDSSQPRGPGPCPLSPEPCRAGDRLEDVPGLVGGTSRRRGSGSPEKPPNRRRSPDPREHCSRLLSNGPQASGRPGPTRERGSPTVGEGTKGVPDTGGRGRPPPSRRCSRGRAPESSLASCLSPKCLEISIEYDSEDEQEAGSGGISITSSCSLGDGEAWGTAPTGRSRGPLKANSGPNPYPRLSVWEKGEPERRGRSATGRAKEPPSRATETGEPRGQDGSGRRGPLRRGVQAPRACTTELAPLRSPPEEAMVYQDLPVRVFVALFDYDPVSMSPNPDAGEEELPFREGQILKVFGDKDADGFYRGEGDGRMGYVPCNMVAEVAVDSPVERQQLFQSGYLSLDVLSEGSGNGPFVYATARTAGPPPKPRRSKKAEVDSAAQPCAGHIQHVSSASLKSPRTMVAAFDYNPRESSPNMDVEAELPFQAGDIITVFGDMDDDGFYYGELNGQRGLVPSNFLEGPGPEASSSDREPGTPQAESQDWAHSTQGPPVPRGWPWAPGPGSFPMVQLGGAQGTSEKVWGLLSKGKQLLRKLGSGKKE, via the exons ATGGAGCAACTGACACCCCTCCCACGGCTGGGGGACCCCAGAGCCATGGAGCCATGGGCTCTTCCCGCCTGGCAGAGCTGGACTCCGGGCCAGGGGAGCGACCCCGGAGGCAGGACCCTAAGCATTGCCAACATTCCAGCAGCTCTGCAGGGTGGAGAGCTGAAGCCTGAGGAGAGCTCCCAGCCTGAGGGAGCCCAGAGCCCCGGGGCGATGGGGGGCACTGAACCCGAAGGAACCAAAACTGGGCTGCCCGGCCTGAGGCACCAAGCAGTGAGCTCCAGACCCAGCTGCCCGAGGCGGGAGGACGAGGAGGTGGAGGCTCTTCCTAAG GGCAAGTTGAACACTGGCTGCGGGGACAGGCCTGATCTGGAGCTGCTGAGGGCCTTGGGGGAGCTGCAGCAGCGCTGTGCCATCCTTAAGGAGGAAAATCAGATGCTG AGGAAGAGCAGCTTCCCTGAGACAGAGGAGAAGGTGCGGAGGCTGAAGAGGAAGAATGCCGAGCTGGCGGTCATTGCCAAGCGCCTGGAGGAGAGGGCCCGGAAGCTGCAGGAGACTAACCTGAAG GTGAGTGCCCCCATGCCCCGTCCTGGGGCCAGCTTGGAGCTGTGCCAGAAGGCCCTGGCCCATCAGCGAGCCCGGGACCTCAGTGAGACAGCCAGCGCCCTGCTGGCTAAGGACAAGCAGATCGCTGCCTTGCAGCGGGAGTGCAGGGAGCTGCAGGCCAGGCTCACCCTGGTTGGCAAG GAGGGCCCCCAGTGGCTCCACGTGCGGGACTTCGACCGCCTGCTGCGCGAGTCCCAGCGGGAGGTGCTTCGGCTGCAGCGGCAGATCGCCCTGCGCAACCAGCAGGAGCCGCCCCGGCCAATCCGGCCCTCCGGCCCCGCGGCCACAGCCAGAGCAGGGGCTCCCGCCCCGGGGGCCCCGGGAGAG GCCACGCCCCAGGAGGATGTGGAGAACCTACCGGCTGTCCTAGGGGAGCCTGAGAGACAGCAGAGGGTGCAGCAGCTG GAGTCAGAGCTCAGCAAGAAGCGAAAGAAATGCGAGAGTCTGGAACAGGAAGCCCGGAAAAAGCAGAGGAGATGTGAGGAGCTG GAACTGCAGCTGAGAGAAGCCCAGAACGAGAATGCCCGCCTTGTGGAGGAGAACTCTCGGCTCAGTGGGAGAGCCACGGAAAAGGAGCAG gTGGAGTGGGAGAATGCAGAGCTGAAGGGCCAGCTCCTGGGGGTGACGCAGGAGAGGGACTCGGCCCTTCGCAAGAGCCAGGGCCTGCAGAGCAAGCTGGAGAGCCTGGAGCAGGTGCTGAAG CACATGCGGGAGGTGGCCCAGCGGAGGCAGCAGCTGGAGGTGGAGCATGAGCAGGCCCGGCTCAGCCTGCAGGAGAAGCAAGAGGAGGTCCGGAGGCTGCAGCag GCCCAGGCAGAAGCCAAGAGGGAACATGAAGGGGCCGTGCAGCTGCTGGAG TCGACCCTGGATTCCATGCAG GTCCGGGTTCGAGAGCTGGAGGAGCAGTGCCGCACCCAAACAGAGCGCTTCAGCCTCCTGGCACAGGAGCTCCAAGCTTTCCGCCTGCACCCCGGCCCCTTGGATCTACTCACCTCTGCCCTGGGCTACAGTACCCTTggggaccaccccccacccccctgctgctGTTCCACTCCCCAGCCCTGCCGTGGGTCTGGCCCCAAAG ACCTTGATCTCCCTCCGGGCTCCCCTGGGCGCTGCACCCCAAAGTCGTCTGAGCCTGTCCCCACCACTGTTACCGGGGTCCCCCGAAGGACGACCAAGAAGGCAGAGTCCCTCTCCAACTCCTCTCGCTCCGAATCCATCCACAACAGCCCCAAGTCATGCCCCACGCCTGAG GTGGACACGGCCAGCGAGGtggaggagctggaggcagacagtgTCTCCCTGCTCCCAGCAGCATCCGAGGGCAGCCGGGGAGGAGCCAGGATCCAGGTCTTCCTAGCACGCTACAG CTACAACCCGTTCGAGGGCCCCAATGAAAACCCAGAGGCAGAGCTTCCTCTTACTGCTGGCGAGTACATCTACGTCTACGGCGACATGGACGAGGATGGCTTTTTTGAAG GGGAGCTCATGGATGGCCGAAGGGGCCTGGTCCCTTCCAATTTTGTAGAGCGTGTGTCCGACGATGACCTCCTGACCTCCCTCCCTCCGGAGCTGGCCGATCTGTCCCACAGCTCAGGCCCTGAACTCAGTTTCCTGAGCGGAGGAGGGGGTGGCGGCAGTAGCGGGGGCCAGAGCAGTGGGGGCCGCAGCCAGCCCCGACCTGAGGACGAGGCTGCAGGGGACGAGCTCAGTCTGAGCCCCCAGCCTGAGGGCCTGGGTGGGCCCCCTGCTGTGCCTTACCCCCGCAGCCTGGTGGTACTCAGGCAGCTTGCCCACAGTGTGGTGCTGGCCTGGGAGCCACCTCCTGAGCGCCTGGAGCTACGGGGCTACCATATCTGCGTGAATGGGGAGCTGCATCAGGCCCTGGGGCCAGGGGTGCCCCCCAAGGCTGTGCTTGAGAACCTGGACCTGCGGGCCGGGCCCCTCCATGTTTCTGTGCAGGCCCTGACCAGCCAGGGCAGCTCTGACCCTCTGCGCTGTTGCTTGGTGGTGGGTACCCAAGCCAGGGTGGGACCTAGCCAGCTGCGGGTCCACCGATTGACGGCCACATCTGCCGAGATCACCTGGGTACCCGGCAACAGCAACTTGGCCCATGCCGTCTACCTCAATGGGGAAGAGTGTCCCCCTGCGCGCCCCAGCACCTACTGGGCCACCTTCTGCCATCTGCGGCCTGGGACCCTCTATCAGGCCCGAGTAGAGGCTCAACTCCCACCTCGAGAGTCCCGGGGACCAGGCTGGGAGAGGCCAGAGCAGCGGGCCGCCACCTTGCAGTTTACCACGCTCCCGGCAG GCCCACCCGATGCCCCCCTGGATGTGCAGATTGAGCCGGGACCCTCCCCTGGCATCGTGGTCATCAGCTGGCTCCCAGTAACCATCGACGCTGTCGGCACCTCCAACGGTGTTCGGGTCACAGGCTATGCCATCTATGCCGATGGACAGAAG ATCATGGAGGTGGCCTCACCCACGGCGGGCAGCGTGTTGGTGGAGCTGTCCCAGCTGCAGCTGCTGCAGGTGTGCAGCAAGGTGACTGTGCGCACCATGTCACCCCACGGCGAGTCCGCCGACTCCATTCCAGCTCCTGTCCCCCCGGCCCTGGTGGCTGCCTGCCTGCCAGTCACCGTCTCCTGCCCCTCACCGCGGCCAGGCTCCGAGGCCAGACTACCCCTTGCTCCAGCCTCCCCCGGGCCTGGAGACCCCAGCTCACCCCTCCGGCGCCCTGACTCGTGTGGAACTCGTGAGCCCCCTGGGGGCCCCCCTGCCAGAGAGACACCAAAAGGATCCCACGAGGAGGAGCCCATAGTATCTTGCTCTCAG AAGGAGGCTGCAGCAGCTGTGTTGGGTGCCTCAGAGGATGGGAGGGCCAGCGAGCCAACGGGGGGTGCGAGAGCTCCTGACCCTGCAGCTTTGCCACTGGCCAAGGAAGACGCTCTCCGGGCACCCTGCTCCAGCCAGGGAGCACTGGCCCAGCAGGTGACCTGTGCTGAGGCCTGCCTTGGAGGAGACACAGGATCTGGGCCGAGGCCTAGGGCTGAG AGGGAGGATGCAGCAGAGCTCGGGGGCCGTCTGGTGAACTCCCTTGTGGACCACGGTCGCAACTCAGATCTCTCAGACATtcaagaagaagaggaggaagaggaggaagaggagctgggTTCTACGACTTGTTCTTTCCAGAAGCAGGTTGTTGGCCACAGCATCAGGGAGAATGGGGCCAAG ccccagtcccagcCTGAGCCCTTCTGTGAGACTGACAGCGACGAGGAGATCTTGGAGCAGATCCTGGAGCTGCCCCTCCAGCAGTTCTGCAGCAAGAAGCTTTTTAGCATCcccgaggaggaggaagaggaggacgaggaagatgaggaggaggacgaggaagACGAGGAAAGGCCAGGGACAGGCTGTTCTTCCCGAAACCCGGGCCCACCTGAGCCGGCAGCACTGGGGCTGAGCTGTGATAGCAGTCAGCCTCGAGGACCCGGCCCGTGTCCCTTGTCACCAGAGCCCTGCAGGGCTGGGGACCGCCTGGAAGATGTGCCTGGACTAGTGGGCGGAACCAGCCGGAGGCGAGGAAGTGGCTCCCCCGAGAAGCCCCCAAACCGCAGGCGGTCCCCAGATCCCCGTGAACACTGCAGCCGACTTCTCAGCAATGGGCCCCAGGCCTCTGGACGACCAGGCCCCACACGGGAGAGGGGCAGCCCCACTGTGGGCGAGGGGACCAAGGGTGTGCCAGATACTGGTGGGAGAGGGCGGCCGCCCCCTTCCCGGAGGTGCTCCCGTGGCCGGGCCCCAGAATCTAGCCTGGCCAGCTGCCTCTCCCCCAAGTGCTTGGAAATCAGCATCGAATATGATTCTGAGGACGAGCAGGAAGCAGGCAGTGGGGGCATCAGCATCACCAGCTCCTGCTCCCTCGGAGATGGGGAGGCCTGGGGCACAGCCCCCACGGGAAGGTCCAGGGGGCCTCTGAAGGCTAATTCGGGCCCCAACCCCTACCCACGCCTTTCGGTCTGGGAGAAGGGGGAGCCAGAGCGGAGAGGCCGCAGTGCGACTGGCAGAGCTAAGGAGCCGCCGTCCCGG GCAACAGAGACTGGGGAGCCCAGAGGGCAGGATGGCTCTGGGCGGAGGGGCCCCCTACGGAGAGGGGTCCAGGCCCCCAGGGCATGCACCACTGAGTTGG CCCCTTTGAGGAGCCCCCCAGAGGAAGCGATGGTTTACCAGGACCTGCCTGTCAGGGTCTTTGTGGCTCTGTTTGACTATGACCCTGTGTCAATGTCACCCAACCCCGATGCTGGGGAAGAGGAGCTCCCCTTCAGGGAGGGCCAGATCCTGAAG GTGTTTGGGGACAAGGATGCCGATGGCTTCTACCGCGGTGAGGGTGACGGCCGCATGGGCTACGTCCCCTGCAACATGGTGGCCGAGGTGGCTGTGGACAGCCCCGTGGAGAGACAGCAGCTGTTCCAGAGTGGTTATTTGTCCCTGGATGTTCTCTCTGAAGGCTCAG GGAATGGTCCCTTTGTCTACGCTACGGCCCGCACAGCTGGGCCTCCCCCCAAGCCTCGCCGCTCCAAGAAAG CTGAGGTGGACAGCGCTGCCCAACCCTGTGCAG gcCACATCCAGCACGTCTCCTCTGCCAGCCTGAAATCTCCCCGAACCATGGTGGCTGCCTTTGACTACAACCCCCGGGAGAGCTCCCCCAACATGGACGTGGAG GCAGAGCTGCCTTTCCAGGCTGGGGACATCATCACTGTGTTCGGGGACATGGACGATGATGGTTTCTACTAT GGGGAACTCAATGGACAGAGGGGCCTGGTTCCATCCAACTTCCTGGAGGGCCCTGGGCCTGAGGCGAGCAGCTCTGACAGGGAGCCTGGGACACCCCAGGCTGAGAGCCAG